In Clostridium ljungdahlii DSM 13528, the genomic window TTATGAGGTTGTATCAAATTTGTAGTGAATAATTAGCAAATATAGGGGCTATAAATCGTTATCCAGGGACGTACCTGCTTTAACTTCCACTTGGAGAAGTGGAAGTTAAAGCAGGTAGTCATCGGATAAATGGAAAGCAAGCTTATATTTCTAAGTATAAGGTAACTTTTAATTACAAGCACTATATATTTTTTATATAATAAGTTGATTAAAATTATTAATGCTCCAAACATTTTAACAAATCATAGTGTACAGAAATATCATTCCTATATTCATCAATAAAAATGCGATATAGTATTCTGTCATTAATCAGAGTTTGTACAAATATGCCGTTTGAATAAATATCATACTGTTCGTCTTCAAATTCAAACATCTCCTTATTAGCTTTTGTAGCTTCAATCATAGTCCTGTCAAAGATTTTAATTTTTTGAAAAAACATTTCTTCACAACTAATTACCATAATATACTCTCCTTACAGATATATTTTCACTTATTCCTGGAATACTAGGACTTAGACAACAAATTCCACGTACAATCAAATAAATAATAGATCTTGCATTCATTAATATAAAAATGTATATTAATTATAATTTCTGCACTTCACATACCTAATTATAGTATAATTCTAAAGCTTATTGTCGAAAGTTTACATTTCTTAAACATACTTAACGTATAATTAACATAACTAAAAAATTGTAATAAGGAGTGTTATGTGATAGTTAATTAGGCTGTTGCAAATGTTTTAGCATAATAGATGAAGTAAAGGAAACTGTACAGCTTGGCAAGGATATGATTATTCATGGAGAGTTAAGTCCTTTAAAGATAGATAAAGCTATAAAAGCAATATCATTTTTTTATGTTTAAGTTTTTAGTAAGAAGTTAATTATTAAAGCTAGTTGATTTTTATTTTAAATGTTCTTGATAAGCTGAATATAAAAATTCATACTATTAAATAATAATAGTATGAAACTTTTTTTCTACGTATTTTCCTAAACTTATAATAAATTTAAGCTGATTAATATTATTAGAACATTTTTTTAGTAAGTAGTAAAAAGAATTATGATTACATTTTGATATGTTTTTATAATAATCTCTAGATATTTTCCAAAATTTTTGAGGAAAAGCTAAATAAGATATTATATATTTATAATCATCTAATGTTAACGAAAAAGTTTTTTCGTATAAATTTAAACATTCTAATGTTATATCTAGCTGCCAGTTAGTAGAATTTCGCTTTAGAAATCTTCTTAAGAAATAGGAGATATCATGGGCACAATAGTCTATGCTGCATTTATCAAAATCTATTATCCAAATTTTATTGTTATCATCAAATATTATATTTTTATTTACGTAATCTAGATGGCATAGGCAGGTGTTTAAATTATCATAGTTTATAGAAGAAGATATTCTAGAGGACATTTGTGCCAATATAAGGTTGATTTCAAAATATTGTAGAAACAATTGTGAGAATTTATCTTTATATTTAACTGCTAAATTTGAGCAGTTTAACAGTTGCTTAAAATGTTTTTCAAAGGATATATATGTTTTTTCAAAATTAATCCTTTCAATACTACCTTTAATGGGAGTGAAGTTTTTGCTTACTTTATGCATTTTAGCTAAATTAGAGATGGACACTAAAAGATGACTTTTAATGTTATAATTGCATTTAGTACCCGTTATCCAGGGAGTAAGCATAAAAAGCATTTCATTATATTTTACATATCGACCTCCATAAATTGTAGGTAATATTCTAGGAACTCTAACGTTATTTCTAAAAAGCCATTCCATGGCAGAATATACAAAAAGTAAATTTGCTTCATCAAAATATACTTTCTTTAAACAGTAATTTTTATTTAGATGACTTATTTTATATACTGCCCTCTGCTTATCTGTGTTTTTAAATTTGATTCTATCTATAGATGCATCATCCATATTGTAATAGGGAAGTACATATTTTTTTATAGTTCTTTCAGATAACAAATCCATATAAAAACTCCTCAAAAGTTGTTCCTCTATAATAATATTAAGGTGTCTTTTATAATATACATTATTCTTAAAAAAAGAAGTTTCAGAAAATAAAATGTAACAAATTTCTCATATAGAGAAGAATAATTTTTACTAGTATGTGGGTAAAATAGGAATAAATATATAGCATTTACAGTAAAGTTACAGAATTATATTATATATTATATATTTATAAGTAAAATTATGCAGTTTTAAAATTAAAAATTTTTTTTATTGAAGGATATTTAATTTTTGTAAAGAATATATATAGTATATTCCTTATTTGAGAAAAAAGATATTTATTTTTAAAGAAGGAATATAGTAATTTATGTCGAATATATTTATTCTTGAACATAATAATTTAAGATAGGTGGGGATTCGTTAGTGATATCGGAAGATGTCATTCAGAAAATAAAGGATGCAAGTGATATAGTAGATATCATATCTGAAAGTGTAAAGTTAAAAAGGGCAGGTAGAAATTATTTAGGATTATGTCCTTTTCATCAAGAAAAGACCCCATCTTTTAGTGTATCTGTTGATAAGCAAATATATAAATGCTTTGGTTGTGGTGAGGCAGGAAATGTAATAACGTTTGTTATGAAACTGAAAAAGTTAACTTTTCCCGAAGCATTGAAGATTTTAGCTGATCGAGCAAATATAGATCTGGATGAAAATGGTAATAGAAACGGCAATAGAAAGAATACTTATGAAAAACTTTATAAACTAAACATAGAAGCTGCCAGATATTTTTATAATTGTTTAAATAAAAATAAAATAGCTAAATCCTACATGTTAAATAGAGGAATAACAGAAAAAACCATGAACAAATTTGGTATTGGATATTCTGTTGACAGTTGGAATGATATGCTGATTTTCTTAAAGAAAAAAGGATTTACTGAACTGGATATGCTATCAGATGGACTTATAATTAAAAGTAAAAAGGGAAATTACTATGACAGATTTAGAAACAGAATAATTTTTCCCGTATTTGATTTTAGAGGAAAAGTAATAGGATTTGGAGGAAGAGTATTAGATGATTCTAAACCAAAGTATTTAAATTCTCCAGAAACTCATCTATTTAAAAAGGGTATTAATCTCTATGGATTAAATTTTGCCATAAAAAATAATACTTCTAGAATGTTTATAATTGTGGAAGGATACATGGATTGTATATCTCTTCATCAATATGGTATAACCAATGCAGTGGCTTCTCTAGGTACAGCTCTTACTATAAATCAGGCAAAACTTATGGCTAGGTATGTTGATAAAGTTATAATATCTTATGATGCAGATGCAGCAGGTCAAATAGCTACAGTTAGAGGTTTAG contains:
- a CDS encoding CotS family spore coat protein, whose amino-acid sequence is MDLLSERTIKKYVLPYYNMDDASIDRIKFKNTDKQRAVYKISHLNKNYCLKKVYFDEANLLFVYSAMEWLFRNNVRVPRILPTIYGGRYVKYNEMLFMLTPWITGTKCNYNIKSHLLVSISNLAKMHKVSKNFTPIKGSIERINFEKTYISFEKHFKQLLNCSNLAVKYKDKFSQLFLQYFEINLILAQMSSRISSSINYDNLNTCLCHLDYVNKNIIFDDNNKIWIIDFDKCSIDYCAHDISYFLRRFLKRNSTNWQLDITLECLNLYEKTFSLTLDDYKYIISYLAFPQKFWKISRDYYKNISKCNHNSFYYLLKKCSNNINQLKFIISLGKYVEKKFHTIII
- the dnaG gene encoding DNA primase, encoding MISEDVIQKIKDASDIVDIISESVKLKRAGRNYLGLCPFHQEKTPSFSVSVDKQIYKCFGCGEAGNVITFVMKLKKLTFPEALKILADRANIDLDENGNRNGNRKNTYEKLYKLNIEAARYFYNCLNKNKIAKSYMLNRGITEKTMNKFGIGYSVDSWNDMLIFLKKKGFTELDMLSDGLIIKSKKGNYYDRFRNRIIFPVFDFRGKVIGFGGRVLDDSKPKYLNSPETHLFKKGINLYGLNFAIKNNTSRMFIIVEGYMDCISLHQYGITNAVASLGTALTINQAKLMARYVDKVIISYDADAAGQIATVRGLDILKSVGLEVRVLVVPQGKDPDEFIRNNGKDAFLELVDKALPLIEYRIQNIKSNMNFNDSEDTIKYVEKALKILSQLDPIEREIYVKSISEETGIRDQVLYDMLNDNIQKNVKKNEKVNIDAGFGQKLYLEPAYLKAERALLKLISENEEAFKYALDKIEVDNIILESHKKIYRYIVENMKYDIEKRKKFVELNCHDVDTSKEWVNIMETKIKYDSINYKDMIDNYIDKIERHRLEKSKKHIINRIKECEAQGNLNESLKLAQELIKIQKRIGEMQ